DNA sequence from the Deltaproteobacteria bacterium CG11_big_fil_rev_8_21_14_0_20_49_13 genome:
GCTTCATCGTCGCTATGGCTGATAACCTCACATTTTTATGAGGCGTCCGCCATGGGAAGCGTGTCCCTCAGGATTTCTTTTTACCTTTCTTCTCTTTCTTAACCGCACTCTTTCGCTTTTCGCTCGGGACCCTGACCTTTTTCGCATCGGCCCACAATTTTTCGATCGAATATATCTCCCTCATCGGCCCGTAGAAAACGTGGGCAACAATGTCTCCAAAGTCCACAATGATCCACTGTGAATGCTGATAGCCTTCGACACCTATAGGTGTCTTCCCCTGCTTCTTCATCTCAAATATTATTGAATCGGCTATCGCCCCTACCTGACGGTCGGAATTACCGCTCGCTATCACGAAATAATCCGCAAAGGTAAAAAGATGCCTCAGGTCCAATATCTTCAGGCCGTGCGCCTTTATCTTGGCGGCGGCCCTTGCAACATCTTTTGCAAATGTCAGAGTGGGGTCGGTCTTTCTCATTTACTTACCTCATTTAGGCTATGGATTATCATATCCAGCAATTTATCCAGGTGTTTATGCGCAACTGCCGATATTTCTACCACATTTTTCCCCTTTTTTGAAATCTCTTTCTTGAATTTATCGGCCAGAGGCAGGACTTCCGGAATATCTATCTTTGTCACCGCTATTATCTCACGGGTCTTCTCCAGACCTTCGCTGTAGTTCTTGAGCTCATGCCTTATTATCTTATAGGCTTCCATGGGGTCGGGGACTTCGGGATTAGTGACATCAATCAGATGAACGATAAGTCTTGTGCGCTCCACATGCTTTAGAAACCTTATGCCAAGGCCCATCCCCTTGTGAGCGCCTTCAATAAGACCCGGGATATCCGCAACCGTAAAACTTTTTCCCTTATGCCTCACAACGCCCAAGTATGGCGTCTTTGTGGTGAATGGATAATCCGCTATCTTTGGTCTGGCGTTGGAGACGGCCGAGATGAGCGTTGACTTGCCGGCGTTCGGAAAACCTACGAGGCCGACATCGGCAAGAAGCTTTAACTCCAGCGAAAGGCGTTTCACCTCGCCCTTTTCGCCGGGCTGGGCCTTTCTTGGAGCCTGATTGACGCTTGTCTTAAAGTTCATATTACCAAGGCCGCCCCTGCCGCCTCTCGCAACCACGACCTCTTCATCGTGTTTTGTGATATCGGCGATCACTTCACCGGTGCCAATGTCTTTGACAATGGTCCCGATGGGAACAGAAAGTATGGCGTCCTTTCCGGAACGACCGTTCATCTGGCTTCCCATTCCATGGCCTCCGTTTGGGGCGCGAATATGTTTGCGCAACTTAACATCTAAAAGAGTTGTAAGGCCGCCGTCCGCCTTGAAGATGACGTTGCCGCCCTTGGCGCCGTCGCCGCCGTCGGGGCCGCCCTTGGGGACATACTTCTCCCTCCGAAAGCTTACACATCCCCTTCCGCCGTCTCCGGCAAAGACTTCCAATTCTGTTTCATCGATGAATTTCATAAGAAAAAACCCCCGAGGTTGCTCTCGAGGGTATATTTTATAAACTTATGCACCTATATGCTAATGTAATTATTTGCTCTTTACTGGATTTACGTTCACGAACTTCTTGTTAAGCCTGTTGACGAACTCCACAACGCCGGCGACCTTTGCATAGAGGGTAAAGTCCCTTCCCTGACCGACGTTCTTGCCCGCGTGTATCTTTGTACCGCACTGACGGACTATTATAGATCCGCCGCCTATGGTCTCGCCGGCATAATGTTTTACGCCTCTTCTTTGTCCGTGACTGTCTCTACTATTTCTCTCTGCGCCTTCTGCCATAAATCACCTCTGTTTATGCGCTGATGTTAGTTACCTTGACTCCCGTGAAACACTGTCTGTGACCACGCGACTTCTTGTAACCTTTGCGCTTCTTCTTTTTCATTACAAGGATCTTGGCTTCGCGACCCTGTTTCACGATCTCGGCCTCGACCGTGGCTCCATCGATATAAGGTTTTCCAATCTTGATATCGCCTTCGCCGCCTACTAAAAGGATACGGTCAAAATTGATCTTGTCGCCGACGTTTCCGGTCAATTTTTCGACCGTGACCATCTGGCTCTTCTCTACCCTGTACTGTTTACCGCCCGTTGCAATAATTGCGTACATATCTCTCTCCTTAAAAACGTGGGCGGTTACTAGCCCAAAAACCCTATTAAAGTCAAGGGTTAAAAACACAGGGGATGACTCCTGCCTACGGCAAGAATCACCTGTCGGAAATCTCGAACTGCTCCTGGTGATATTCAGACAACTCTTTGATAACAATGGTCTTTTTGAGGTTTTTCTCGAGATCTTCTACAAACTTTCTCTCTTCATTATATAGCACATTTGCAACGGACGGATTGGCATGAACCGTGATCTGCTTCGATTTTGTGCGGGACGCCTCTCTTATTATGTCCCTGAATATCTCATAACAGATGGTGGTCGGGCTCTTAAGGTAACCTTTGCCGTCGCAATATGGACATGGATCGGTCAGCATATTCCTTAGGTCATCCCTTGTCCGTTTGCGCGTCATTTCAACAAGACCGAGTTCGGATATCTTTGTGATGGTCGTTCTGGTGCGGTCGAATTTAAGCGCGTCTTTGAGCGCGCTGAAGACCTTGGAGCGGTTGGCATGTTTCTCCATGTCTATAAAATCTATCACAATGATGCCGCCTATGTTCCTGAGCTTTAACTGATAGACCACCTCGCGCACAGCTTCAAGATTCGTGCGAAGGATGGTGTCTTCCAAATTGCGTTTGCCTACGAACTTTCCGGTATTGACGTCTATCACCGTGAGAGCCTCTGTCTGTTCAACGATAATGTAGCCGCCGCTCTTGAGCCAGACCTTTTGCCCGAGAGCCCTTGTTACCTCCACCTCTATCCCGTATTTATCGAAAATGGGTTCGTTGCCGTCATAATATTCAACACGGCTCTTAACGCCCGACATGAACTTGTCTACGAACCTTTTTATCCTATCAAAATCATCCTTTGAATCTACTATCAGCCGTTCAATGTCTGCCGTGAACATGTCGCGTACGACGCGCAGGACAACATCGAGCTCCTGATGGACAAGAGACGGGGCCTTTGCCTTTTTGGAACGCTCTTCCATGTCGTTCCAAAGTTTTGCGAGGTAGGATATATCCGCCCTAAGCTCTTTCAGCGAAACACCTTCGCTTGCCGTGCGAATGATAAATCCGCTCTCCCTAGGCTTGAACTTTTCTACTATATCCTTGAGCCGCGCCCTCTCCTTTGAGTCGTCTATGCGCCTTGAGATGCCGATGTGCTCAACGGTTGGCATGTATACAAGATACCTCCCGGCAAGAGAGACAAATGACGTGATACGTGCCCCCTTTGTGCCGATGGGCTCTTTGGCGACCTGAACCAGTATCTCGCGACCTTCTTTTAAAAGGTCCTGTATCTTGGATTTTTTTGCCGCCTCTTTTATCCCTTCATCAAGGTCTTCGTGACCGGTAAAGTCCGAAACGTGAAGGAAGGCCGTTCTCGAAAGACCGATATCAACGAAGGCCGCCTGCATTCCGGGAAGCACGCGGACAACCCTGCCTTTGTAGACGTTACCTACAATGTCGGCCTCGTGGACGCGATCTACATAGAATTCCGCGACCGAGCCGTTTTCAAGCCTTGCAACGCGGGTCTCACCGAGGGTTGAATTGATTATAAGTTCGTTAGGCATAAATAATTGTCGCCCCCGCAAAAACCTGCCTTCCGGAGGCCAAGGCGGGGACCTCGTTTACACAATCTAGATTCCCGCTTACGCGGGAATGACACAAACAGGGTCTAGATACATTTCCACCTTTCTATAGTAAAGAAAATTCTTTGATTATTCAGTGAGATATGGTATTATACGGATTATGCGTCGCTATATAATCCTTTTAGGGCTCGTTTTTGTGGTCGCCTGCAAAAATGGTGGTGAGGGCTATGTCTTCCTTGACAAGAACGGGGACAACATAAGGCAGGAGAGCGAGAAAGGGATAAGTAACGTTCTTTACAAGGTAACAAAGGACGGACTCGATCACACAAGCGGTGTGACCGACGAGTTCGGCCATTTTAATTTTGATATCACCGAAAAGGGCTACTACTGCACCGAGGTAAAATCGACGAACTATGTGAACGCCGCCATTGTTAACATAATAAAACCTGCAACAACTGGGACCGCCCCTGAAAGTGCGCCGGCCCAGAATCCCAACCAGAAACCTACCGCAACAAAGGCGTTCGCCGAAAAGGGGGTGCTGCAGGAGAATGCACCATGCACCAGCAACGCTGAATGCGACACAGGGCTTTCATGTCAGGCGAGCATCTGTAAGAAAATAGGGAACGGCTCTGTCGACGAAGGCGGCGCATGCGACAGCAGCTCTGTCTGCAAGTCAGGACTCACATGCAGCTCCGGAAAGTGCACAACCATAGGGGCTGGAAGTTCCTGCGAACACGATTCGGAATGTTCTACGGGACTGAAATGCATAAGTGGCATATGCACAAAAACCGGCACAAGCAAGCCCGACAGCCCCGACGAAACAAGATCGCTCAAGACATGCAATAACGCATCCGGATGGGGATTGGTCGAATCTGACGTTCCTGTTGCCATGGGTTTCGAAGCTACGCTCGATCAGCTTCCCACACCTCCCGAAGTAGAGGCGGAAATAGGAGTCCCTTTCACGGCGGAATTATTCTATCCGTGCTCATGCAAACCGTTGAACCTCGTCCTGCCTGCGAACATGGCGGTTTCAAGCGATGAGGCGGCGATCAAGTCCGTGGGCGGCGTACTCGACGTCTCCGCATTGATCCCCCAGGCGAACATGGTGAAGCTCCCCAACTACGACATAACAAGCGACAAGATATGCAAGATAAAGACCAACTTGGTGGTTACAGACACGTCCGCGGCAGAATCAATAGATCTGGCGCCCAAGGCCATCTGCCCTAATAACAACACCATATCAATGAAGGGTCAGGTCATTAAGTGGACAAAGCCTAAAGTGGCGATCGAACAACATACCGAAAGTTTTACAGGCACCGCGTTGGACAAAACGATAACGCTTGTAACAAAGGTAAATAAATACAGGTCAACAAAAACAGGTGACGAAGCTTTGGGAAAATTGACGGTCTCTGTGCCTTCCGGAAGCACTGACATAAAGATAACCGCGCCGGAAGGGATGTCGTGTAGCACGCTCTTCCTTGATGTAAAATGCAATATCCCGCCCGATTCAGATGATAAAGAGATAAAGATCAAATTCACGATGCCAAGTTGCGAAGATGCTCTCAAAATGAGCCCGGCGACCACATTCATTATCAAAAGCAAGTTCGAATCTGCCGACGGCAGGGATATTAAAGAAGAGATCGTTCCGGTCGTTGCGATGCCTAGCGAGTGCTAGCCGAATAGCCGGTTATCCTGATGCCGTCCGGAAGTTCTATCTTATTCATCAACTCATCTAAGTTGCCTGCATCTGATATCTCTACCTTTCCCTTTTCTTGCAAACCCTCTTCACCGACCTTTAGCGCCCGTTCGAGCGACAACTTCATATGGGGGTTGAACCCTTGGGAATATTTTACGAGGACGCCCGCCCTGCGAAAAGCGCGGCGGAAGAGATGCATGAGCTCCAGATGCGAAACCCAGCGCATTACGCCTGTTTTGATGAAGGTGAAGTTTAGTTGCGTTATATTGTCATTGCGAGGCGCCCCACCGAAGCAATCCAGTGCACTGGATTGCTTCGCCGTCGACAAAACCGACAGATCGCAATGACATACGATCACATTTTTCACATCCTTAAAATCGCAGACCCCGCAATTCGTGCACTTGTTATTTATGCAATCGGGCGTAACTTCCGCATTTAGCGACTTTTGATATTCGCTCTTTAGGAAATCGCGATCGAGCCCGGCAAAAAGATGGTCCCATGGAAGCTCTTCATCCGTACTTCTTTCGCGAAGATAATCAGTAAAGTCGATATCCGCCCAGTTCTCGAACTTGAAACACTCGTCCCACGCATCGAAGCGCGAGCCTTTGTTCCAGGCGGAGACTATCCTTTCGGCAAGTCTTCTGTCTCCGCGCGAAAAAGCCCCTTCAAGAAGGCTGAGTTTTGCACCGTGCCATTTGAGCTCAAGTCCGCGTTTTTTTGGTATCAGCTTTTTCAGAAGGTTCTGCCTCTCAAGCGTCTCTTCCAGGGTCAACTGGCGCGCCCACTGAAAGGGAGTATGCGATTTTGGGACAAATGTCGAAACGCTCGCGGTTATTGTAATATCGTGTCTTATCCTTCTTCCGGCGTCATAGGCCTTTAGCACAAGATCGGCTATCGCCCTCACATCATCTATCGTTTCTGTCGGGAGGCCTATCATGAAATAGAGCTTTAGCTGGCGCCAGCCGGTCTTGAATACCGTTTCAACCGTTTTGAGGAGCTCTTCTTCGGTGTTCTGTTTATTGATAACGTTGCGAAGCCTTTCCGTTGCGGCCTCTGGGGCTATTGTAAAACCTCCGTGAAGCGAACGCTTAAGTACGCTCAGGAGTTCCGGAGTAAGGGTTTCAACACGAAGCGACGGAAGATTTATGTTCGTCCACCTGCCCGATTCCCTTTCCGAAACTTCCTTCACGATATTTCCGAGCCCTTCATAATCGCCGGCCGAAAGCGAGATAAAAGAGAGCTCCTCGTTACCGGTAAGATCAAGACCTTCGCATGCAAGTTCTTTTATCGTTTCCGGGGAACGCTGACGCACTGGCCTGTAGATATATCCTGCCTGACAGAACCTGCAGCCCCTGTTACATCCGCGCTGGATCTCAACGCCTACGCGGTCGTGCACTATCTTCATGAACGGGACAACCCATTTTTTCGGGAAGTGCGAGCCGTCGATATCGGCAACAATTGCCTTTTGGATCTTTCTGACCTCCGACCTCTGACCCCTGTTTTCCTCTCCACGGTTCGGAACATAAACCCCGCGTATCTTTGACAATTTGCCAAGCAATTCGTCGTTCGTCGTTCGTCCTTCGTTCTTCGTCTTGCTGATTTCCACCGCCGTTCTTTCACCGTCCCCCAGAACAATCGCATCAAAGAACGGGGCCACGGGCTCGGGATTGAACGCGCCTACGCCGCCGCCTATGATCAGGGGATATTCTTCCCCTCTGTCCTTTGCATAAAAAGGAATACCGGCGAGGTCTAGCATTGTAAGGATATTGGTATAGGTCAGTTCGTAGGGAAGAGTTATACCTATGATATCGAACTCCTTTAGAGGGCGCTTGCTCTCCAGCCCCCACATCGGCACATTTAATTCACGCATGGCCGCTTCCATATCGAGCCATGGCGCAAAAGCGCGGTCGGCAAGAAGGCCCTCTTCGGAATTAAGGGCGTCATAGATTATCTGAAGGCCTATGTGGCTCATTCCGATTTCATAGGCATCGGGAAAAACAAGGCACCATTTGACATGAGCGCTGTCCCATGGCTTATTATAAGAATTCACTTCACCACCGATATAACGCGAAGGACGCCTCACCTTTGAGAGAAGCTGGTCTATCGTTTTCTGTGAAACAATTGTCATATTGAAAGCCTGATAGCGCTTAGCGGCCTTGACAGGACCATCTCATAGGCAGTTGTTGCCGTAGAAGTCAATCTTCTATCGTGCACCCACCGGCCGCGGCTCTTTCTCTCGATATCAACGACGGCGTCGGCAACTTTACTGTTATAGCAGTATCGTTTGTCCCCTTTGGGGTCATCGTATGTGATACCCAGCACGCTCGCAGGGTCGGCGGATATCCTCCCCGAGACCCTGACGTTCTTTTTGCTCCCCTCGAACTTACAACCGTTGAAGGCGTAGTCGCACTTGAAGCGAAAGCGTATCTTTTCACCACCCACCTTTAAAAACCCAAGGCCTAAAGGGGGTTTTGAGAGGAGTTCAAGGACGGCCGAATGGTCCTCTTTAAAGATCCCGCAATTGGCCCATATCCATTTGTCGGTATGATACTTTCCCCAGATATGACCCTGATGGAGGATGGTGCTGAACTGATATTTGACGCCGTTCGCATCAAACCATCCGAACGCCGGCACATTTAAGTTAGGCGCGACCACCTTGGATCTTGGCCATGGAAGATAATAAAGCGGCCACGGATAGTGACGGTAAGACTCTTCGTGAGGCTGCCAGTGTATGTCCCAGGAGATGGCGCCCTTCTCCTCTCTTATGGCGCCCGAAGCGGAAGAGTTGGTGAGCAGGGCCCCGCCGATATCGAGCGAAAGCTTTCCCTTTAGAAAGACGGCCTCTTTCATCGTAACGGTCTCTTTGAGGGCGATATTCTTCTCCGGATGCTGCGCGCTGAAAAACGAGGCCCAGAGAGAGGCCGACGGTTTTCCCTCCGTCGGGGAAAGGAAGGTGTAACGAAGCCACAGGCCGACCTTATATTGCGGGTCGTTGAGCTTCAGATAATAGACCTCGTAGAACGGCTTTTCTTTTCCGTCCCAGCGGGTGAGATTGTCGAATTCAGATCGAAGCATAATTTA
Encoded proteins:
- the rsfS gene encoding ribosome silencing factor is translated as MRKTDPTLTFAKDVARAAAKIKAHGLKILDLRHLFTFADYFVIASGNSDRQVGAIADSIIFEMKKQGKTPIGVEGYQHSQWIIVDFGDIVAHVFYGPMREIYSIEKLWADAKKVRVPSEKRKSAVKKEKKGKKKS
- a CDS encoding GTPase ObgE, which encodes MKFIDETELEVFAGDGGRGCVSFRREKYVPKGGPDGGDGAKGGNVIFKADGGLTTLLDVKLRKHIRAPNGGHGMGSQMNGRSGKDAILSVPIGTIVKDIGTGEVIADITKHDEEVVVARGGRGGLGNMNFKTSVNQAPRKAQPGEKGEVKRLSLELKLLADVGLVGFPNAGKSTLISAVSNARPKIADYPFTTKTPYLGVVRHKGKSFTVADIPGLIEGAHKGMGLGIRFLKHVERTRLIVHLIDVTNPEVPDPMEAYKIIRHELKNYSEGLEKTREIIAVTKIDIPEVLPLADKFKKEISKKGKNVVEISAVAHKHLDKLLDMIIHSLNEVSK
- a CDS encoding 50S ribosomal protein L27; this translates as MAEGAERNSRDSHGQRRGVKHYAGETIGGGSIIVRQCGTKIHAGKNVGQGRDFTLYAKVAGVVEFVNRLNKKFVNVNPVKSK
- the rplU gene encoding 50S ribosomal protein L21, which gives rise to MYAIIATGGKQYRVEKSQMVTVEKLTGNVGDKINFDRILLVGGEGDIKIGKPYIDGATVEAEIVKQGREAKILVMKKKKRKGYKKSRGHRQCFTGVKVTNISA
- a CDS encoding Rne/Rng family ribonuclease (involved in the processing of the 5'end of 16S rRNA), which translates into the protein MPNELIINSTLGETRVARLENGSVAEFYVDRVHEADIVGNVYKGRVVRVLPGMQAAFVDIGLSRTAFLHVSDFTGHEDLDEGIKEAAKKSKIQDLLKEGREILVQVAKEPIGTKGARITSFVSLAGRYLVYMPTVEHIGISRRIDDSKERARLKDIVEKFKPRESGFIIRTASEGVSLKELRADISYLAKLWNDMEERSKKAKAPSLVHQELDVVLRVVRDMFTADIERLIVDSKDDFDRIKRFVDKFMSGVKSRVEYYDGNEPIFDKYGIEVEVTRALGQKVWLKSGGYIIVEQTEALTVIDVNTGKFVGKRNLEDTILRTNLEAVREVVYQLKLRNIGGIIVIDFIDMEKHANRSKVFSALKDALKFDRTRTTITKISELGLVEMTRKRTRDDLRNMLTDPCPYCDGKGYLKSPTTICYEIFRDIIREASRTKSKQITVHANPSVANVLYNEERKFVEDLEKNLKKTIVIKELSEYHQEQFEISDR
- a CDS encoding B12-binding domain-containing radical SAM protein, whose product is MTIVSQKTIDQLLSKVRRPSRYIGGEVNSYNKPWDSAHVKWCLVFPDAYEIGMSHIGLQIIYDALNSEEGLLADRAFAPWLDMEAAMRELNVPMWGLESKRPLKEFDIIGITLPYELTYTNILTMLDLAGIPFYAKDRGEEYPLIIGGGVGAFNPEPVAPFFDAIVLGDGERTAVEISKTKNEGRTTNDELLGKLSKIRGVYVPNRGEENRGQRSEVRKIQKAIVADIDGSHFPKKWVVPFMKIVHDRVGVEIQRGCNRGCRFCQAGYIYRPVRQRSPETIKELACEGLDLTGNEELSFISLSAGDYEGLGNIVKEVSERESGRWTNINLPSLRVETLTPELLSVLKRSLHGGFTIAPEAATERLRNVINKQNTEEELLKTVETVFKTGWRQLKLYFMIGLPTETIDDVRAIADLVLKAYDAGRRIRHDITITASVSTFVPKSHTPFQWARQLTLEETLERQNLLKKLIPKKRGLELKWHGAKLSLLEGAFSRGDRRLAERIVSAWNKGSRFDAWDECFKFENWADIDFTDYLRERSTDEELPWDHLFAGLDRDFLKSEYQKSLNAEVTPDCINNKCTNCGVCDFKDVKNVIVCHCDLSVLSTAKQSSALDCFGGAPRNDNITQLNFTFIKTGVMRWVSHLELMHLFRRAFRRAGVLVKYSQGFNPHMKLSLERALKVGEEGLQEKGKVEISDAGNLDELMNKIELPDGIRITGYSASTR